In a genomic window of Rhabdothermincola sediminis:
- a CDS encoding bifunctional folylpolyglutamate synthase/dihydrofolate synthase: MDYAGALDYLDRHINREATAGHVEGLSLEPIRRLAGVLGDPQRAFKVVHVTGTNGKGSVARMVSALLVEHGLSVGTYSSPHLERINERLMWNLEPISDHDFAALITDIAELEPLAGVTPSYFELLTAAALSWFAHSAIDVAVVEVGLLGRFDATNVVDADVAVITNIGFDHTDGVGDWRAAIASEKAGIIKPGSFLVLGETEPELREIFEREPHVGTWVRGEDFDVEQDRVAVGGRLLDLRTPGGVIEDVFVPLHGRHQADNAALAVTAAEAFFARALDAEVVRAAFAGLRAPGRFEVLGHLPLVIVDGAHNPDGASALADTMNDEFDVGGRRILVVGMLAERDVGAMLEALDAGRADVLIACTAPSPRAVPAEVIAEVARERFAGLDVEVVAGVEAAVSRALAIASEDDVVLVTGSIYVAGAARAHLTR; this comes from the coding sequence GTGGACTACGCCGGCGCGCTCGACTACCTCGATCGCCACATCAACCGCGAGGCGACGGCCGGCCACGTGGAGGGGCTGTCGCTCGAACCCATCAGGCGGCTGGCCGGTGTGCTCGGCGACCCGCAGCGGGCGTTCAAGGTCGTGCACGTGACAGGCACCAACGGCAAGGGCTCGGTGGCGCGGATGGTCTCGGCGCTGCTGGTGGAGCACGGGTTGTCGGTCGGTACCTACAGCAGCCCGCACCTCGAGCGCATCAACGAACGGCTGATGTGGAACCTGGAGCCGATCTCCGACCACGACTTCGCCGCACTGATCACCGACATCGCCGAGCTCGAGCCGCTGGCGGGGGTCACGCCGTCGTACTTCGAGTTGCTCACCGCGGCGGCACTCTCGTGGTTCGCCCACAGCGCAATCGACGTCGCGGTGGTGGAGGTGGGGTTGCTCGGGCGCTTCGATGCGACCAACGTCGTCGACGCCGACGTGGCGGTGATCACCAACATCGGCTTCGACCACACCGACGGGGTGGGGGATTGGCGGGCCGCGATCGCGTCCGAGAAGGCCGGCATCATCAAGCCGGGGTCGTTCCTTGTGCTGGGCGAGACCGAACCGGAGCTGCGGGAGATCTTCGAGCGCGAGCCGCACGTAGGGACCTGGGTCCGGGGCGAGGACTTCGACGTCGAGCAGGACCGGGTGGCGGTCGGTGGCCGCTTGCTCGACCTCCGCACCCCGGGTGGGGTCATCGAGGACGTGTTCGTACCCCTGCACGGCCGGCACCAGGCCGACAACGCCGCGCTGGCGGTGACGGCCGCCGAGGCGTTCTTCGCTCGGGCGCTCGATGCAGAGGTGGTGCGGGCCGCGTTCGCGGGGCTGAGGGCGCCCGGCCGCTTCGAGGTGCTGGGCCACCTCCCGCTGGTGATCGTCGATGGCGCCCACAACCCCGACGGCGCCTCCGCGCTCGCCGACACCATGAACGACGAGTTCGACGTCGGTGGCCGGCGCATCCTCGTGGTCGGCATGCTGGCGGAGCGTGACGTCGGGGCGATGCTCGAGGCGCTCGACGCCGGGCGAGCGGACGTGCTGATCGCGTGCACGGCGCCCTCGCCTCGGGCGGTGCCCGCCGAGGTCATCGCGGAGGTTGCACGGGAGCGTTTCGCTGGTCTCGACGTGGAGGTCGTGGCCGGCGTCGAGGCGGCGGTGAGCCGTGCGCTCGCGATCGCCAGCGAGGACGATGTGGTCCTGGTGACGGGCTCGATCTACGTGGCCGGTGCGGCCCGAGCCCACCTCACCCGCTGA
- the ndk gene encoding nucleoside-diphosphate kinase, with protein sequence MDRTLVICKPDAVERGLVGEIISRFERRNLKIVAMELRQVDEETAARHYAEHAEKPFYGELIEFITRSPAVVMVVEGPEDTWQVVRTMMGATNPREAAPGTIRGDLGILFTENLIHGSDSAESAAREIGIWFPGLG encoded by the coding sequence ATGGATCGCACCCTCGTCATCTGCAAGCCCGACGCCGTCGAGCGTGGTCTCGTCGGTGAGATCATCAGCCGCTTCGAGCGACGGAACCTGAAGATCGTGGCCATGGAGCTGCGCCAGGTCGACGAGGAGACCGCTGCCCGTCACTACGCCGAGCATGCGGAGAAGCCCTTCTACGGTGAGCTGATCGAGTTCATCACCCGCAGCCCGGCCGTGGTGATGGTCGTCGAGGGTCCGGAGGACACCTGGCAGGTGGTGCGCACGATGATGGGGGCCACGAACCCCCGCGAAGCTGCGCCCGGCACCATCCGGGGCGATCTCGGGATCCTGTTCACCGAGAACCTCATCCACGGGTCGGACTCGGCCGAGTCCGCAGCCCGTGAGATCGGCATCTGGTTCCCTGGGCTGGGCTGA
- a CDS encoding rod shape-determining protein encodes MSSLSSFVGRDMAVDLGTANTLIYVRGEGIVLNEPSVVAVNVNDGRPVAVGAEAKRMIGRTPAHIRAIRPLKDGVIADFDYCEKMLRYFIQKVHRSKWAKPRMVIAVPSGITPVEQRAVQEAAEFAGARKPAYIIEEPMAAAIGSGLPVQEPTGNMIVDIGGGTTEVAVISLGGVVTSQSIRVGGDELDEAIINFIKKEYSLAVGERTAEEVKMALGSAWPLEQELHAEIRGRDLLTGLPKTIVTSTEEIRDALEEPVSAIVDAVKVTLDKTPPELAADIMEQGIVLAGGGALLNGIDARLEHETGMPIVIAPNPLYAVAIGSGQSLEEFEALKGVLFSANVSG; translated from the coding sequence CTGTCGTCGCTGTCATCCTTCGTGGGTCGCGACATGGCCGTCGACCTCGGTACGGCCAACACGCTGATCTACGTACGCGGGGAAGGCATCGTCCTGAACGAGCCGTCTGTCGTCGCGGTCAACGTGAACGACGGTCGGCCGGTGGCGGTGGGAGCCGAGGCCAAGCGCATGATCGGTCGCACCCCTGCCCACATCCGGGCCATCCGCCCGCTGAAGGACGGCGTCATCGCGGATTTCGACTACTGCGAGAAGATGCTGCGCTACTTCATCCAGAAGGTGCACCGCTCCAAGTGGGCCAAGCCCCGCATGGTGATCGCGGTGCCTTCTGGCATCACGCCGGTCGAGCAGCGTGCGGTGCAGGAGGCTGCGGAGTTCGCCGGCGCCCGCAAGCCTGCCTACATCATCGAAGAGCCAATGGCCGCCGCGATCGGCTCGGGTCTGCCTGTCCAGGAGCCGACCGGCAACATGATCGTCGACATCGGGGGCGGCACCACCGAGGTCGCAGTGATCTCCCTCGGTGGGGTGGTGACCAGCCAGTCGATCCGCGTGGGCGGCGATGAGCTCGACGAGGCCATCATCAACTTCATCAAGAAGGAGTACAGCCTGGCGGTGGGCGAGCGCACGGCCGAAGAGGTGAAGATGGCACTGGGCTCCGCCTGGCCGCTCGAGCAGGAGCTCCACGCCGAGATCCGCGGCCGTGACCTGCTGACCGGGCTCCCGAAGACCATCGTCACCTCGACCGAGGAGATCCGCGACGCCCTCGAGGAGCCCGTATCGGCGATCGTCGACGCGGTCAAGGTCACCCTCGACAAGACCCCGCCGGAGCTGGCTGCCGACATCATGGAACAGGGCATCGTCCTCGCCGGAGGCGGCGCGCTGCTCAACGGCATCGACGCCCGGCTCGAGCACGAGACGGGCATGCCCATCGTCATCGCCCCCAATCCGCTGTACGCGGTGGCGAT